The following DNA comes from Leishmania mexicana MHOM/GT/2001/U1103 complete genome, chromosome 1.
GCTGTTGATGTTGTCGTATCGGCCATCATTGCGGTCGCTGTCCACCTCGAGCGCCGATGCCTCACGGCCCTGACGCCACGTTAGCCGCGGAGTTCGCGACGCCGGTgacggcgcggacgcggACAGCATCGCCATGCGATCGGCCAGCCGTCCAACGTCGACAGAGTGCAGCTGATCAATCAACTGCACCATttcgcggtggcgctggcggcgctctgcagcagcagaagtagctgctgcggcaacggcggtggGCGTAGTGGTGTGCTCCATCGCAGGACTGCGGGCGCATGAGGGAGTAATGCAAGCTCTaaacgccgccgcagacagTCCGTCACCAGATGCTCTCTCCGTGCATGGCGCATCAGCAGCTCGAGACCGCGACGGAGCAGGGACGGATGTCGATGAATGCGTTTCGTCGaccgcagcaggtgcagcagctgctgcttcaaCCGTTCGAGAAACcgtctgccgcggcagcacctctgcCGACGACGCAGCGGAGCTGCCCGCAAACGATGAGTTGGTCGACGCCCCGTGGCGAGCGTACTTCTCCCGAAGGGCCGTCACCATGGCGTGCTCGCGTCCTTTGAAGCGCTCTACAATCTCGTCGATATCCCTGAGGCGCCGCGGGTTGTAGGCACGGtagagctgcgccagctccgctCGCACATCCATGGCAAAGCCTCTTTTCAAGCGCCCTGCATCAAAGGACAATGTAAGCCCGGCCGAATCTATCTCTAGCGTCAAGTAGTGGCTCGCGTGTTGTTGCACGTGTGTCgatgtatgcgtgtgtgcgtgtgtgcggggaggATGTGTGTGCCCACGCGTACGCCCGCTtgtgtgggcgtgggcgATGGACAGAGGTCGAGGAGGGGATGCGCATGAGGGAGGCGGTGTCATGACGGTGAAAGGCATCCACAGAGCGGCACATGCAGAGAccagacacagacacgcatgcagacgcacgcgcaggagggAGCCGTCCTgtccgaaaaaaaaggagccCCACATCGCGCCACTCCCCTCTGCGAACATGACGCCCatgggggaagggaggggaggggagaggggggaagaggttCAACGGACGggccaccacacgcaccgcacacacgtcaagcacacccgcacgcaaGTGAGGCAACGCGACGCTGCATCAGTacgcgcgtgtctgtctgtgtgtgtgtgtgtgtgtgtgtgtgtgcctgcacgCATCATCCTCTTTCCAAGCCTCGCAGAAGCAGCTGCCTGCCTCTCGCTCTTAGGTATGTATATCATGAACGCCGCCCACGCCAGCatcacccccaccaccgcctcctcaaTCCCCTCagcgaccaccaccgcgcagcagcagtgcccgTCGCGAGCGCGCTAGCACAGCGGCATGAAGAGGGTACCTTTGGTGCTGTACTTGTTGCGTGTCGTCTCTATCTGCCGCAGTTCCTCCTCGatggcgcgccgccgctgctggatgGACTGCGTGTCGAAGCGGATGGGAATGCGCGCCAGCTGCCCCTCgagctcctgctgccgctcgtcCAGCCGGCGCAGGGTGtctgccttctcctcctccgaaaCGCGGCGCTGACCAGCAGGGATGAGAGAAagttgccgctgcctctccgcctctgcggcgatcgcctccttctctgccgccAGCTCTGCCTTGCGTTGCTGCAGGTATCGAGGGACCCGTGCCCGGTTCGGTGCGACCATTGatgccgcaccgcctgcgaTGTCCGacgtgccgccaccaccgccggaCGCCGTACTGCCCCCAGGGGCGCACGGTGACCCAAGACGCCCCGACGAGCCGATGGGTAGCAGCGCGCCGTTGACACCACGTCTGGCGACATGCGAATCGGCCGACGTGGATGCAGGCGCACCAGAACGCGGACCTGCGTTGGAGATGGCgcgagcagcggtgccctCCCGGTAGCAGAAGGACTGGCTCGCCACCTCGTCGCACTCGTGCACATACACGCGAATCTGAGCCCCGTCGGATGTGTCACGGCTGCCcctcggcgcagcggcaccactgcCAGCTCGTCCGTAGCCGTGCGAGCTGACGTGGTCGTATTGGGCCTTTGTCCGTCGGAGTTCGTCCGCCTCGCGCCGTACCACCGCGTCGtcctgcaggcggcgctgccggttgagcgcctcctgctcacGGAGCTGCGTCCGgttcagctgcgccgcgttTTGGGGCATTTTCGTTGCCACTTCGCCCTTCGCTCGCACAGAGCAAGAGGCTCAGCGCACGTACACGTGCACCtgcagagagaaagagagttGCGACGGCGGCTTCCCTCGTCTGTCTGTtggaaggggaagggaggggagggataTGCGTCAACCTGtccctgtgtgcgtgtgtgtgtgtgtgtgtatgtgtggagGGAGCGAAAGAGGAGGACACAGGACGGACGGGGGAGGAatggtgcgcgcgcgcgttgaAGGTGTAGGCTGGACGGTGTGGTGGGAGTAGGAAAGTGAAGtggctgcgcctccgcgcttgtgcgtgcggggattacacgtgtgtgtttccTGCAGAAGCGGACATGTGGCAGGACGGTTGAGAGGTTGGGCGAGAGATGGCGACGAGCACGGCACCGGcctctccccatcctccATCCTAAAATGGCACGTGTTATGGCGGGATGGTGCGTCGAAATCCGCACTGTGTTCACATCAACGAAGCCCGCGCCAAAGGGTGGGTGGAAGGCaaacacagcagcagcggcaccaccacccagAGATGCACCGACATCCATGCGACCAGTACGCGTGTCTGCATTTCGCTCACCGACCGCTTCGCCCcatcctctcctccgctctcACCGACATCCCGCTCCGCCGCTTTTCTCCTCGGCCGCACTCCCTATGCCCCACACAATGCTCATGTGTGCGGCTGTGCGGAACCGAAACAAAGGCCCGTcctcgacgctgcagcaAGGATTGACATCAACTCCACGACGACTTCGTCGGCTCCATGGaagtcgggggaggggggcgccaACACGGCGATATCCGCCATCAcagagaagcacacacatacacgcacctCCTCTACCAGAAGGAAAACACTTCACACGACCGCGTGCGATGCGGTGTAGAGAAGAGACACAGTGCCACGccggagaggaagaggaggaggcggaggcggacagGACTCAAAAGTGGCCTCTActcggctgccgctcctgctggggATTCGCGGCCAAGGGCACACCCGCCCGCAgatacacagacacacacaaacacatcAAAAACCGCCAGGCACGTCCATGCTCACAACTTGTTCGCCTCTTCTCGTATCCTTGCCTTCAGCTGCGCTAAGTCTGCCCCGATAACGTAGCCGAGCATCTGCCCCGCCCTCACCAGCATGAACGTTGGCAGCTGCATCACGCGGCACTTAGAGACGATTTCCGTGTTGTTGTCGGCGTCCACCTTCGCAAAACGAACGTTCGAAAACTCGTAGGTGAGCCTGTCCAGATCCTTCTCGATGGACTTGCATGGACCGCACCACACCGCGCTGAAGCACACGACGGTGAGCGTAGGATCGTTCGCGATGTCACGGAACTGCTCCACACCATACACCTCCGTGAAgggcatctctctctctctctcgcggcTTAGCGCTTGTTCCCTCCGCAGGCACTCAGCTGTCGTTGCgtaggtgtgtgcgtgtgtgtgtgtatgagAGGGTAAAGGATCGACCATGCACCAACGCCTGCGCAGGGTtgtacgtgtgtgcaggCGTCGGCGAGGCTACGCAGCCTCACGCAGGCGCGCAAGCCGAAAGGTGCAGGGA
Coding sequences within:
- a CDS encoding putative thioredoxin, translating into MPFTEVYGVEQFRDIANDPTLTVVCFSAVWCGPCKSIEKDLDRLTYEFSNVRFAKVDADNNTEIVSKCRVMQLPTFMLVRAGQMLGYVIGADLAQLKARIREEANKL